A window of the Ostrea edulis chromosome 1, xbOstEdul1.1, whole genome shotgun sequence genome harbors these coding sequences:
- the LOC125654387 gene encoding putative nuclease HARBI1: protein MVCDPNFRVTSLCARWPGSCHDSRIWRTSSLCQQFENGIHDGLLLGDSGYPLTRYLMTPYLTPRTPAEERFNASLCRTRVLIEQTFGIMKRKFQALHFGLRTSPEQAIVYITASCILHNIAIDRQDTRISDDCITINIRDCQAQVVQGPAAPTRNDGILKRATITNGFF, encoded by the exons atgGTGTGTGATCCCAATTTCAGGGTAACTTCACTTTGTGCCAGATGGCCAGGTTCTTGCCACGATTCCAGAATATGGAGAACATCATCCCTCTGTCAGCAGTTTGAAAATG GTATTCATGATGGCCTGTTACTGGGTGACTCTGGCTATCCCCTCACCAGATACCTCATGACCCCTTACTTGACACCACGTACACCTGCTGAGGAGAGGTTTAATGCGAGTTTATGCCGTACACGGGTTCTAATAGAACAGACATTTGGAATCATGAAGAGGAAGTTCCAAGCCCTTCATTTTGGTCTAAGGACATCACCAGAGCAGGCAATAGTGTACATCACAGCATCTTGTATTCTACACAACATAGCCATAGACAGACAGGACACTAGGATCAGTGACGACTGCATAACTATCAATATTAGAGACTGCCAAGCACAGGTAGTACAGGGCCCAGCTGCACCCACCAGGAATGATGGTATTCTGAAGCGAGCTACCATCACCAatggatttttttaa
- the LOC125654378 gene encoding uncharacterized protein LOC125654378 produces MVADKLNSQFDNKMRGLEEVKKKYYNIKQRSKEKLDSVKKPKTGGGPPLPPLTPGEETFLNLSVGQPNVHGLNGGVDTDEQQILQSTPKSQEQAPCTSDSVSHQQPQENMASLTMNETSGHQCVISTSTTDRRKGKKVTDSKRKILEELEERNLSLDNKRLEEETLKVKEKREVLTLQKEVLQMKKQKLVFEIQANYPSFLEMEM; encoded by the exons ATGGTTGCTGACAAGTTAAATTC ACAATTCGACAACAAGATGAGAGGTCTAGAGgaagtgaagaaaaaatattacaacATTAAACAGAGAA GCAAAGAAAAACTTGATTCAGTCAAAAAGCCCAAGACAGGAGGAGGTCCACCCCTCCCACCACTAACACCTGGGGAAGAGACTTTTCTGAACTTGTCAGTAGGCCAACCAAATGTCCATGGTTTAAATGGAGGTGTTGATACTGAcg AGCAGCAGATTCTTCAATCAACACCAAAGTCACAAGAGCAAG caCCATGTACCTCAGATAGTGTGTCCCATCAGCAGCCACAGGAAAACATGGCATCATTGACTATG AATGAGACATCTGGACACCAATGTGTTATTTCCACAAGCACAACTGATAGGAGGAAAGGAAAAAAAG TAACTGATTCCAAGAGAAAAATACTGGAGGAATTAGAGGAAAGGAACTTAAGTTTGGATAACAAAAGGTTGGAAGAGGAGACATTAAAAGTGAAGGAGAAACGAGAAGTTTTAACCTTGCAGAAGGAAGTCCTTCAGATGAAAAAACAGAAATTAGTTTTTGAAATCCAAGCAAACTATCCCAGTTTTCTGGAGATGGAGATGTGA